CCATCTCCACCTCCTAGCCAAAGAGCCGCACCCGCACCGTGCTCCCCTCGGGGAGCGTGACCCCGCGCGGAACCCGCACATACCCGTCCGCCCGGGTCATGGTGGTGATCATGCCCGACAGCCCCAGGATGGGCTCGGCCCGTAACCCTTCCCCTTCCCACCGCACCGCCACCCGCACGAACTCGTCCCGCTCCCGGGGCGCCTGGAGGGTCTTCTGCAGGCGGGCGGGCACCTCCCGCGGGCCCCGGAGATCCGCCCGCAGTCCCAGCATGGCCTCCAGCAGGGGACGCACGAACACCTCGAAGACCACTTGAGCGGAAACCGGATGACCCGGCAGTCCCACCACCGCCCGGCCATGGCACACCGCCAGGAGGGTGGGCTTTCCGGGCTTGATGGCCACCCCGTGCACCACAATCCCGGGCTCTCCCAGCCGCGGGATCACCGCGGCCAGCACATCCCGGGCCCCCACGGAGCTCCCCCCGGAGACGAGCACCACCTCGCTCGTGCGCAGGGCCTCCCGGAGCCCGGTCGTCACCGCCTCCTCGTCGTCGGGGAGGATCCTCCCGGGAAGGGGGACTCCGCCCAACCGGGCCACGAGCCCGCTCAAAGCGTGGGTGTTCATGTCCCGCACCTGTCCCGGCCGCGGCAGCTGATCCGGGGACACCACCTCGTCCCCCGTGCTGAAGATCGCCACCCGGGGCACCAGCCACACGGGGACGTCCACGATCCCCAGGCCCGCGAGGAGCCCGAGCTCCTGGGGCCGCAAGCGGGTGCCCGCGGGGACGGCCACCTCGCCCCGGCGGATGTCCTGGCCCTGCCGGATCACGTTCTCCCCGGAAGCCACGGGA
This sequence is a window from Armatimonadota bacterium. Protein-coding genes within it:
- a CDS encoding molybdopterin molybdotransferase MoeA; protein product: MRAFTRLASVEEALERFLQAAAPQPRGREVVPLERSLDRVVAEDLLATQDLPPFDRSTVDGFAVRAQDVREAREDRPARLRVVGEIRMGEVVTFRIGPGEAARIPTGGMLPGGADAVVMQEHCRLVGDQVEVPRPVASGENVIRQGQDIRRGEVAVPAGTRLRPQELGLLAGLGIVDVPVWLVPRVAIFSTGDEVVSPDQLPRPGQVRDMNTHALSGLVARLGGVPLPGRILPDDEEAVTTGLREALRTSEVVLVSGGSSVGARDVLAAVIPRLGEPGIVVHGVAIKPGKPTLLAVCHGRAVVGLPGHPVSAQVVFEVFVRPLLEAMLGLRADLRGPREVPARLQKTLQAPRERDEFVRVAVRWEGEGLRAEPILGLSGMITTMTRADGYVRVPRGVTLPEGSTVRVRLFG